One Cydia pomonella isolate Wapato2018A chromosome 15, ilCydPomo1, whole genome shotgun sequence DNA window includes the following coding sequences:
- the LOC133525457 gene encoding uncharacterized protein LOC133525457: MGESLLKEDPLSRIQREIIEVTEREREFKEGHFRVNRMMSESTIEMNHQNGHMNGDAEKPPRTLNRAVSTSQLLGPIAPSPPTPPTLLNTNGYTRRFTPQNGTKGIMQRFIANKGKLPTTSPMTPTSPVAFAPPLIFTPSPVVAPISPTTPIITRTPEGKPVRKGYVPVEEKIQKELQEMKDREHELKRMRKKQRPFDLELSDNETSSESEDEEIPMPGKLKATKSIGELYEALNDELRSPSPRNSSGHDSIGSLKPAKSLAELCELSPGQEFLAPSSTRLIAQWESIIQQKHETGAA; encoded by the exons ATGGGTGAA TCGCTGCTGAAAGAGGACCCCCTCTCCAGGATCCAGAGGGAGATAATAGAGGTCACAGAAAGAGAGAGAGAATTCAAGGAAGGGCACTTCAGGGTGAATAGAATGATGTCGGAGTCGACAATTGAGATGAACCATCAGAATGGTCACATGAATGGTGACGCGGAGAAACCGCCGCGTACATTAAACCGCGCTGTATCCACGTCACAGCTCCTCGGGCCCATCGCCCCTTCGCCGCCTACACCACCGACCTTGCTGAACACAAATGGTTACACGAGACGCTTCACACCTCAGAATGGAACCAAAGGCATCATGCAGAGGTTCATAGCTAACAAAGGGAAACTCCCTACCACGTCGCCTATGACACCTACATCGCCTGTCGCATTCGCTCCACCTCTAATCTTCACACCTTCCCCTGTAGTGGCCCCTATCAGCCCTACAACGCCTATCATCACACGCACGCCCGAAGGCAAACCCGTGCGAAAAGGCTACGTACCTGTTGAGGAGAAAATCCAAAAAGAGCTTCAAGAGATGAAGGATAGAGAACACGAGCTGAAACGCATGAGGAAGAAGCAGAGGCCGTTCGATTTGGAGTTGAGCGATAATGAGACCAGCTCCGAGTCTGAGGACGAAGAGATCCCGATGCCAGGGAAATTAAAGGCGACTAAATCTATAGGGGAGCTATATGAAGCTTTAAATGATGAGCTACGGTCACCGTCTCCAAGGAACAGCTCTGGACATGATTCTATAGGAAGTTTGAAGCCGGCAAAATCCTTGGCCGAGTTGTGTGAACTCAGTCCAGGACAGGAATTCCTCGCGCCAAGTTCTACAAGACTCATCGCGCAGTGGGAGTCCATCATACAGCAGAAACACGAAACTGGTGCGGCCTAA